Proteins from a single region of Budorcas taxicolor isolate Tak-1 chromosome 11, Takin1.1, whole genome shotgun sequence:
- the PRRC2B gene encoding protein PRRC2B isoform X3: protein MSDRLGQITKGKDGKSKYSTLSLFDKYKGKSVDSIRSSVIPRHGLQSLGKVATARRMPPPANLPSLKSENKGNDPNIVIVPKDGTGWANKQDQQDPKSSSVTASQPPELLPQPGLQKSVSNLQKPTQSISQENTNSAPGGPKSWAQLNGKPAGHEGGLRASSRLLSFSPEEFPTLKAAGGQDKAGKEKGVLDLSYGPGPSLRPQNVTSWREGGGRNIISATSLSASPTELGSRNSSAGDGAPSSACASGSKDPSLRPAQPARRGASQFLGSVYHPPTYHDMLPAFMCSPQSSENQGTVERGSFPLPQLRLEPRVPFRQFQMNDQDGKENRLGVSRPIRPLRPLVERVPRPTIVNAENLKGLDDLDTDADDGWAGLHEEVDYSEKLKFSDDEEEEEVVKDGRPKWNSWDPRRQRQLSLSSADSADAKRTQEEGKDWSETGGVTRVVRKVPEPQPPSRKLHSWASGPDYQQKSSMGTLFRQQSAEDKEDKPPPRQKFVQSEMSEAVERARKRREEEERRAREERLAACAAKLKQLDQKCKQAQRASEAQKQAEKEAPLSPGAEKVTPQENGPAVHKGSPEFSAQETASTFSEEAPTAPPAVAQSGGSEEGPREAGSPAQEFNKYQKSLPPRFQRQQQQQQQQEQLYKTQHWQPVYPPPSHPQRAFYPHHPQMLGFDPRWMMMPSYMDPRIPPTRTPVDFYPSALHPSGLMKPIMPPDSLSGTACRSEDQSCVPPLPERKVTAIDPAPVWSPEGYMALQSKGYSLPHPKSSDNLAMDMHVRSESSYSASPGRSGGVSAQRELLEERGQEYLSASDKKAPADCDSRVSSQRVGQELLFPPQENGQEAGTPVSHTPNLRCSPLEPDFAPTEKKPEYGDWDVNHQSKVADPDAAVEKEVPREEPPFSVSSWEKEGSPSKPPALEPEWTPEARGTSSQHPEQTSRTRRSGPIKKPVLKALKVEDKEKELEKVKPELAEGNTRLARETGPVHEVAEDEDQENDPALANVALATSEDQGSARGSLGREASCPEEDNKPDGAPEARPSREASHTPPTKRNNWIFIDEEQAFGGRGPARGRGRGFREFTFRGRPTGSGLCGGGVLGARGLYSGSQRSGRGRGPREFGPPDDFPRAKPRRRIASETHSEGSEYEELPKRRRQRGAEPGDEGMLPEREEATGRKGDFRESWRSGRMHPEDHGGPEAKNRGPRAFGRALPPRLSNCAYSRRTFAAKEVAPWPSRGPGASWQEPGPPDACGARRPLDRDYIPDAYRRPDALGSRGFEDGRLEDRRAFFQDDHAPESENTENRPFRRRRPPRQDKPPRFRRLRQEREALGLWGPEDEPPLVAGQWPGRPRPCPGDRSSASGRRSPELAYQNSSDHANEEWETASESSDFSERRERRAGPELDPQADGGPPGVSAGEKKELAKRSFSGQRPLVDRQTRKLEPGGFGEKSVRPGGGDTSPRYESHQNGTPLKAKRSPDEALPGGLGCSSGSGHYTLERATRAATDVPEASCEEAEKEARLAAQRSGEQGETVKPFDLSYGHAIIENCGSSPGEESEVGSLVGEGFIEVLTKKQRRLLEEERRKKEQAVQVPVKGRSLSSRIPPRFAKKQNNLCLEQGDGPVPSSSLGTEIWESSSQALPLQASTSDSWTKAATAFTSTEPGSAEQGFKSSQGDSGVDLSAESRESSATSSQRSSPYGTLKPEEAGGPGLEPKADGHKEQTQKQSEPKDSEQGSGQSKEHRPGPIGNERSLKNRKGSEGAERLQGAVVPPVNGVEIHVDSVLPVPPIEFGVNPKDSDFSLQPGSASGPAGNPVVKLQDALASNAGLAPSIPILRRDHHIQRAIGLSHMSFPTADLTLKMESARKAWENSPSLPEQSSPGGAGSGLQPPSSGGASSGVSYSSFGGVSMPPVPVASVAPSASLPGSHLPPLYLDGHVFASQPRLVPQTIPQQQSFQQAAAAQQIPISLHTSLQAQAQLGLRGGLPVSQSQEIFSSLQPFRSQVYMHPSLSPPSTMILSGGTALKAPYSAFPGMQPLEMVKPQSGSPYQPMSGSQALVYEGPLSQAAGLGASQMLDSQLPQLTMPLPGSQLPLPRYGSGQQPLLLPQSIQLPQAQSLSVGAPRRILAPGSQPSVLNTSRESSQMEMKGFHFADSKQNVPAGGSVPSPQTYRPSSASPSGKPSGSAVNMGSVQGHYVQQAKQRVDEKPGLGAVKLQEPPSAASPLKRTGAIKPRAVKVEESKA from the exons aATACAAATTCAGCTCCAGGTGGACCAAAGTCATGGGCACAGCTGAATGGAAAGCCAGCAGGACACGAAGGTG GTTTAAGGGCCTCAAGCCGACTGTTATCCTTCTCTCCCGAGGAATTTCCGACGCTGAAAGCAGCTGGAGGGCAGGACAAGGCTGGCAAAGAAAAGGGCGTCTTAGATCTGTCGTATGGGCCAGGACCAAGCCTCCGCCCTCAGA ATGTGACAAGCTGGAGGGAGGGCGGTGGGCGAAACATAATTTCTGCCACGTCTCTGAGCGCCTCCCCAACTGAGCTGGGCAGCAGGAACTCGAGTGCAGGAGACGGAGCCCCCTCCTCGGCATGCGCCAGCGGTTCTAAGGACCCCTCTCTCCGCCCGGCTCAGCCTGCCCGCAGAGGGGCTTCACAGTTCTTGGGGAGTGTATACCACCCACCTACATACCATGACATGCTTCCTGCTTTT ATGTGTTCGCCACAGTCATCAGAGAACCAGGGTACAGTGGAAAGAGGATCTTTTCCCCTTCCTCAGCTCCGTCTTGAACCCCGTGTTCCTTTTAGACAGTTCCAGATGAATGACCAAGACGG aaaagaaaatagactGGGAGTGAGCCGCCCAATCCGTCCACTGAGGCCGCTGGTGGAGCGAGTGCCACGACCCACCATCGTCAACGCAGAAAACCTGAAGGGCCTCGATGACCTGGACACTGACGCCGACGATGGCTGGGCAG GCCTCCATGAAGAAGTGGACTACTCCGAGAAGCTGAAGTTCAGtgatgatgaggaggaggaggaagtggtgaAGGACGGCAGGCCAAAGTG GAACAGTTGGGACCCCAGGAGGCAGCGGCAGTTGTCCTTGAGCTCTGCAGACAGTGCTGATGCCAAGCGCAcccaagaggaaggaaaagactGGAGTGAAACAGGAGGCGTGACCCGTGTCGTCCGGAAGGTGCCGGAACCTCAGCCGCCTTCCAGGAAGCTGCACAGCTGGGCGTCAGGCCCTGACTACCAG CAGAAGTCCTCCATGGGCACCTTATTTCGGCAGCAGTCTGCCGAGGACAAAGAGGACAAGCCCCCCCCGCGGCAGAAGTTCGTCCAGTCGGAGATGTCAGAGGCTGTGGAGCGAGCCCGGAAGCgccgggaggaggaggagcgcCGCGCGCGCGAGGAAAGGCTGGCTGCCTGTGCTGCCAAACTCAAGCAGCTTGACCAGAAGTGCAAGCAGGCTCAGCGGGCCAGCGAGGCCCAGAAGCAGGCGGAGAAGGAAGCTCCCCTCTCTCCGGGGGCTGAGAAGGTGACTCCCCAGGAAAATGGCCCTGCTGTCCACAAAG GCTCCCCTGAGTTCTCTGCCCAGGAGACCGCCAGCACGTTTTCAGAAGAAGCCCCCACAGCTCCTCCAGCAGTGGCTCAGAGTGGCGGCAGTGAGGAGGGACCCAGGGAGGCTGGGTCCCCTGCGCAGGAATTCAACAAGTACCAAAAGTCACTCCCTCCCAGGTTCCagcgccagcagcagcagcagcagcagcag GAGCAGCTGTACAAGACGCAGCACTGGCAGCCGGTGTACCCTCCGCCGTCCCACCCGCAGCGCGCCTTCTACCCGCACCACCCCCAGATGCTGGGCTTCGACCCCAGGTGGATGATGATGCCCTCCTACATGGACCCCCGGATCCCGCCCACTCGGACCCCAGTGGATTTCTACCCCTCAGCCCTGCATCCCTCAG GATTGATGAAACCCATAATGCCCCCGGATTCCCTTAGTGGGACTGCCTGTCGCTCTGAGGACCAGAGCTGTGTGCCCCCGCTGCCAGAAAGGAAGGTGACCGCCATTGACCCCGCCCCCGTGTGGAGCCCCGAGGGTTACATGGCATTGCAGAGCAAGGGCTACTCGCTGCCCCACCCGAAATCCAGCGACAATTTGGCCATGGACATGCATGTCAG GAGTGAAAGCTCTTACTCTGCCTCCCCCGGAAGGTCAGGGGGCGTGAGTGCCCAGCGCGAGCTCCTTGAGGAGAGAGGGCAGGAGTACTTGAGCGCTTCTGACAAGAAGGCCCCAGCAGACTGTGACTCCCGTGTCTCCTCTCAGAGAGTAGGCCAGGAGCTTTTGTTTCCACCCCAAGAAAATGGTCAGGAAGCAGGCACTCCTGTGAGTCACACCCCAAACCTCAGGTGCTCCCCACTGGAGCCTGACTTTGCCCCCACGGAGAAAAAGCCCGAGTATGGTGACTGGGATGTGAACCACCAGTCAAAGGTTGCCGACCCAGACGCTGCGGTTGAGAAGGAGGTACCGCGGGAGGAGCCACCCTTCAGCGTCTCCtcctgggagaaggaagggagccCAAGCAAGCCGCCGGCTCTGGAGCCTGAGTGGACGCCAGAAGCCCGGGGCACCAGCAGCCAGCACCCGGAGCAGACCAGCAGGACCCGTAGGTCCGGCCCCATCAAGAAACCTGTCTTGAAGGCCCTCAAGGTGGAGGACAAGGAGAAGGAGCTCGAGAAAGTAAAGCCGGAGCTGGCAGAGGGGAACACCCGCCTGGCCCGGGAGACGGGGCCTGTCCATGAAGTGGCTGAGGATGAGGACCAAGAGAACGACCCCGCACTGGCCAATGTGGCCCTGGCCACCTCAGAGGACCAGGGCTCAGCCCGTGGCAGCTTGGGCCGTGAGGCCAGCTGTCCCGAGGAGGACAACAAGCCTGATGGGGCCCCGGAGGCCAGACCCTCCAGGGAGGCCAGCCACACACCCCCGACCAAGAGGAATAACTGGATCTTTATTGATGAGGAGCAAGCCTTTGGGGGCCGGGGGCCAGCCCGGGGCCGAGGCCGCGGGTTCCGAGAGTTCACCTTCCGCGGGCGGCCCACTGGTAGCGGCCTGTGTGGCGGGGGCGTCCTTGGGGCACGGGGCCTCTACAGCGGCAGTCAGAGGAGTGGCCGGGGCCGGGGGCCGCGGGAGTTTGGGCCGCCGGATGACTTCCCCCGGGCCAAGCCCCGGCGGAGGATTGCCAGCGAGACCCACAGCGAGGGCTCTGAATACGAGGAGCTTCCCAAGCGGCGGCGGCAGCGAGGCGCCGAGCCTGGGGATGAGGGCATGCTCCCGGAGCGGGAGGAGGCCACAGGAAGGAAGGGCGACTTCAGGGAGTCCTGGCGGTCCGGCAGGATGCACCCCGAGGACCACGGTGGGCCTGAGGCCAAGAACCGAGGCCCCCGGGCCTTCGGGCGTGCCCTACCCCCGCGCCTGAGCAACTGTGCATACAGCCGGAGAACCTTCGCGGCCAAGGAGGTGGCCCCTTGGCCCAGCCGGGGTCCTGGCGCCTCCTGGCAGGAGCCTGGCCCCCCTGATGCGTGTGGGGCCCGGCGGCCCTTAGACAGAGACTATATCCCAGACGCCTACAGACGCCCCGACGCCTTGGGCTCCCGGGGCTTCGAGGATGGCCGCCTGGAGGACCGGAGGGCCTTCTTCCAAGATGACCACGCTCCAGAGTCCGAAAACACAGAGAACCGGCCCTTCCGGCGAAGGCGGCCCCCACGCCAGGACAAGCCGCCCCGCTTCCGGCGCCTCCGGCAAGAACGGGAGGCCCTGGGCCTGTGGGGGCCGGAGGACGAGCCACCTCTGGTGGCCGGCCAGTGGCCGGGCCGTCCCAGACCCTGCCCCGGGGACAGGAGCAGTGCCTCAGGCCGCAGGTCCCCTGAGCTCGCCTATCAGAACTCCTCCGACCATGCCAACGAGGAGTGGGAGACGGCCTCCGAGAGCAGCGACTTCAGTGAGAGGCGGGAGCGGCGGGCCGGCCCCGAGCTGGACCCCCAGGCTGATGGCGGCCCCCCTGGGGTGAGCGCAGGCGAGAAGAAGGAGCTGGCCAAGCGGAGCTTCTCAGGCCAGAGACCCCTGGTGGACAGGCAGACCCGGAAGCTGGAGCCGGGAGGGTTTGGGGAGAAGTCTGTTAGGCCAGGTGGCGGTGACACTTCTCCCCGCTATGAGAGTCATCAGAACGGGACGCCTCTGAAAGCCAAAAG GTCCCCAGACGAGGCCTTGCCTGGAGGTCTTGGCTGCAGCAGTGGGAGCGGCCACTACACCCTGGAGCGGGCAACCCGTGCTGCCACTGACGTCCCCGAAGCTTCCTGTGAGGAGGCGGAGAAGGAGGCCAGGCTGGCCGCCCAGAGGTCAGGCGAGCAGGGAGAGACCGTGAAACCGTTCGACCTGAGCTACGGAC ATGCCATCATTGAAAATTGCGGATCCAGCCCTGGGGAAGAGAGTGAGGTGGGCTCTCTGGTGGGCGAAGGCTTCATTGAAGTCCTAACCAAGAAGCAGCGCCGCCtgctggaggaggagaggagaaagaaggagCAAGCCGTGCAG GTTCCTGTCAAAGGCCGAAGTCTCTCCTCTCGAATTCCTCCTCGGTTTGCAAAGAAGCAGAACAACCTGTGCCTGGAGCAGGGCGATGGGCCTGTGCCCAGCAGCAGCCTGGGCACCGAGATCTGGGAGAGCAGCAGCCAGG CCCTCCCCCTTCAGGCCTCGACCAGTGACTCCTGGACCAAAGCTGCCACTGCCTTCACCAGCACCGAGCCTGGCTCTGCTGAG CAGGGCTTTAAGAGCAGCCAGGGAGACAGCGGTGTTGACCTGAGCGCCGAGTCCCGAGAGTCCTCAGCGACCTCCTCACAGCGCAGCTCGCCATATGGCACCCTGAAGCCCGAGGAGGCAGGCGGGCCCGGCCTGGAGCCCAAGGCCGACGGCCACAAGGAGCAGACTCAAAAGCAGTCAGAGCCAAAG GATTCAGAACAAGGCTCGGGACAGAGCAAGGAGCACAGACCAGGACCCATCGGCAATGAGCGCtctctgaaaaacagaaagggCTCCGAGGGGGCCGAACGGCTGCAAGGGGCTGTGGTTCCCCCTGTTAACGGGGTGGAGATTCACGTGGACTCTGTGCTGCCGGTGCCACCCATTGAATTTGGAGTCAATCCGAAG GACTCTGATTTCAGCTTGCAGCCCGGCTCTGCCTCTGGTCCCGCGGGGAATCCAGTTGTCAAGCTTCAGGACGCATTGGCCAGTAAT GCCGGGCTGGCCCCCAGCATCCCCATTCTGCGGCGGGACCACCACATCCAGAGGGCCATCGGCCTCTCCCACATGTCCTTCCCCACCGCCGACCTCACTCTGAAG ATGGAGTCTGCGCGCAAGGCTTGGGAAAACTCGCCCAGCTTGCCGGAGCAGAGCTCGCCAGGAGGCGCCGGCTCGGGCCTGCAGCCCCCATCCTCCGGGGGGGCCTCCAGCGGGGTCAGCTATAGCTCCTTTGGCGGCGTCTCCATGCCCCCCGTGCCCGTGGCCTCGGTTGCACCTTCTGCATCCCTTCCAG GCAGCCACCTGCCACCTCTCTACCTGGATGGCCATGTGTTTGCAAGTCAGCCCCGGCTGGTTCCTCAGACCATACCTCAGCAGCAGAGTTTCCAACAG GCTGCCGCTGCCCAGCAGATCCCGATTTCCCTTCACACGTCTCTGCAAGCTCAAGCCCAGCTGGGACTGAGGGGTGGGCTGCCCGTCTCCCAGTCTCAGGAGATCTTCAGCTCCTTGCAGCCCTTCAG GTCTCAGGTGTACATGCACCCCAGCCTGTCGCCGCCCAGCACTATGATCCTCTCTGGAGGCACAGCCTTGAAGGCCCCCTACTCGGCGTTCCCCGGCATGCAGCCCCTGGAGATGGTGAAGCCCCAGTCCGGCTCTCCCTACCAGCCCATGAGTGGGAGCCAAGCCCTGGTCTACGAGGGCCCGCTCAGCCAGGCGGCCGGGCTCGGCGCCTCCCAGATGTTGGACTCCCAGCTCCCGCAG CTGACGATGCCCCTGCCTGGCTCCCAGCTGCCTCTGCCCCGGTATGGCTCCGGGCAGCAACCCCTGCTCCTGCCACAGTCCATCCAGCTGCCCCAGGCGCAGAGCCTCTCAGTCGGGGCCCCCCGCAGGATCCTCGCCCCTGGGTCCCAGCCTTCGGTCCTCAACACCAGCAGAGAG TCCTCTCAGATGGAGATGAAGGGCTTCCACTTTGCCGACAGTAAACAGAATGTTCCTGCAGGAGGCTCCGTGCCGTCACCGCAGACCTACAG GCCTAGCTCTGCTAGCCCCAGTGGGAAGCCCTCTGGATCAGCAGTTAACATGGGCTCTGTGCAGGGACACTACGTTCAACAG GCAAAGCAGCGAGTGGATGAAAAGCCCGGCCTGGGAGCCGTGAAGCTGCAGGAGCCTCCCTCAGCCGCTTCCCCGCTGAAGCGAACCGGAGCAATCAAGCCCCGGGCAGTCAAGGTGGAGGAGAGCAAGGCCTGA